tatcattcaaatagagatGGGCGTGGACTGGATAGTCTCCACTAGACGGCGCGGTTTTAAAAGTTGCCGCCGTAGACCGCCAGTGGCCAACCTATTGTTATCTATAGAGCCAACACGAGTGGCAGTTGCTATTTGCCCCGGTTGACAGGAGGGACTACATTAATACAGTTCTTGGGGTTTTGCTCCTTtatcacgatttttttttttgaatttcataaaGCTGTAACAACTAACCGCCCAATCTTTGAGATCCTTGATTTGTGATCATCTTCATTCGGAAGTGATTCAGTATTTACCATTTGACAGGTTTTGTTAATTTGTCTGTGTTCGTGCTCGTTTTTCATCCCCACAATGGACGAGCTTTTCGATTTGATCAAAGTGGGTGGTTCGGTGGATATCCAGAGAACTGACGGTGGGTTATTAGAGTAAAATGTATTTATTCTCAAAACACTGAAACCTTTTGACATGAAAGATACACTGTTAACAGTTGTTCTCACTTGGTCTAAATTTCCAAGGCCATATTACTTCCtgttttggtatttttcataGATTTATGTGACTCATTACAATTAGTTACAAATTTATGTATCAAGTAGAatttaatcatatttttttcttttgtcttttacaGGACGAATTCACTCAGCTGTAGTATCAGGAATCAATACGACAACTCGGAGTGTTACTGTTGAATGGTTTGAAAGAGGAGAAACCAAAGGAAAAGAGGTAACTGTACACCTTGATCTTTTATCACTTGTAACTGTCATGATTTCCAGTTTTTGAATATAATGAAAATATTCTTTGTTGTGTGAACTTGTCATCCAGATTGAACTAGATGCCATTTTGGCATTGAATCCTGATTTGATACCAGCTCAACCCACTGAAAATGTCCGAACTCTTCCTTCAAAATTACCAGCACCTGTAAGATTTTACAATTGAAATTATGATTTCTATATTAAAAGCATGTTTTAATCTGTTTTATTCTAGTCCCGTCCATCAGTTGCTATTGTACCCAATAACAAGGGTGGTTCCATTTCTACGCGTTCCACGCGGCAGTCTCAAGCTGCTCACGTCCTTTTAGCTAACCAAAACAATTTGGCCTTCTCACAAAATGGACCACAGACAGGCATGACTCAATGTCAAGATTATTTCAAACTGCTgcttgaattttgatttaatcCTTTTGCTGTAGCTGTAGCCCCTCGCCCAGTTGAAAGTATGATGCCTCCTCCTGCTCCCGTTGCAGCTCAACCAGCTCCTTCTGTAGTAGCTCCTCCTGGCGGCACAGTCACTCGCCAGTCTGCTATGAATCCTCAAGGTCTAATCGAAATCTCACCTTTATATGTCTTCATTATTTGAGCATCTCCATCCGTATAATTCCTATAGGGGGTGGAGCAGCTGCTCGTCGGCGATCAAATGTTGTCAAAGAAGTGGAACGGCTAGAAAAAAATCGGGAGGAACGACGAGCACGTCAAGCTGAAAtcaaagaggagaaaaaagcgCTCATGAACATGGATCCTGGCAACGTAATTCTGAATATTTAACTGATATaacgatttctttttaaccgattttttctgaaaatgttTAGGTAAACTGGGAGTTCCTTTCGATGATTAGGTAAAGCTGTAAAAGATAAATTATTTGCGTGTGCAATTGACCTTGATGATTCATTTGGGTGTTGGCGGGATTTTCATTCAAGGGCGGTGGTGGGCTATTTGAAAACATTGCTTGGGCGTCATCTTTATGCACGCATCAGTTATCTTAAAtatcaaaaacttttttgtttgcttccTTTTTCTCAGGGAATTTCAAGCAACGCTAGAGTTCCGACCAATTCGAGATACGGATGGAGTTGAGGATCATCAAATTACTGTGTGCGTACGTAAAAGGCCACTCAATAAGAAAGAGCTGGCGCGTAAGGAGGTGGATGTAATAACCGTACCCTCCAAGGATCGGATCATAGTCCACGAACCTAAAACCAAGGTAAACATCAgcaattaatttttgtgttgttgtctgAGAATAACTGATTCATTGTTTTTCGGGGAACAGGTCGATTTAACCAAGTActtggaaaatcaaaatttccgtTTTGATTATGCTTTTGACGATTCGTGCGATAACGAGAAAGTATACAAGTACTCTGCCAAGCCGTTGGTTCAGACCATTTTTGAAGGTGGCATGGCAACATGCTTTGCATACGGACAAACAGGCAGTGGCAAAACGCACACGATGGGCGGTGACTTCCAGGTAATTCAGTGGTGACATCTATCGTGACTAGATGAACagttctaatttttttatttattttgcgcATCATACAATTTCGAAGCAGGGTAAAACTCAGGATTGTAGTACGGGCATTTATGCGAAAACAGCTCGAGATGTCTTCAAACTGCTCAAAAGTCCAAAATACCGTTCACTTGACCTGGTTGTCTCGGCTAGTTTCTTCGAAATTTACTCTGGAAAGGTTtgctgaaatttttcaaattctcttACCACCAGTCAAAGATTAGAAAATAATGAGTAACTGCTTTTCAGGTTTTTGATCTGTTGAACGGAAAAGCTAAGCTGCGAGTACTCGAAGATGGCAAACAGCAAGTTCAATTGGTAGGCCTTTGCGAGCGCTCCGTTGATAGTGTGGAGGAGGTTCTCAAACTGATTCAGCATGGTAATGGAGTGAGAACTTCCGGTTCGACGTCTGCAAACGCACACTCCGTAATATCATTACAAAAATACCACACGTCATTCTCAaggaattaatttgatttatttttgccCTAAAAGTCTCGTTCGCACGCTGTGTTTCAAGTCATTCTCCGACCACGTGCTAGCACTCGTCTTCACGGAAAATTTTCTCTAGTGGATTTGGCTGGTAACGAGCGTGGTGCAGACACTTCGTCTGCTAATCGCCAAACTAGTAAGTAGTTTATTGAACATTTCAATTGACCTCCCATTCGCTTTATATTGTTAActgaaatttttcgttttgcaTTACAGGAATGGAAGGAGCCGAGATCAATAAATCGCTTTTGGCTTTAAAGGAATGTATTCGAGCTCTTGGTCGCAAAGGTGCGCATCTGCCATTCAGGGCGTCGAAGCTGACGCAGGTCTTGCGCGATTCTTTCATTGGCGAAAAATCGAAAACTTGCATGGTATAGTTATTGCTtatcaatttgaaatgttcgtcgctaaaagttttatttatttgattttgttttagatCGCCATGATTAGTCCTGGGCTAATGTCTTGCGAGCACTCGTTGAATACGCTGCGATACGCAGATCGTGTCAAGGAACTTGCAGCTGATCCACTGGATGCTGGAAGCAAGGGGTCTCAAAACGCCGTTGATGTTGGCACCATTTCACCTTTAATCGAAGAAGATGGACAAGAAGATGATCTAGCACAACTTCGATCCTTGAACGTAAATGAGAAGTGCAGTATTAACCTGTCAACCTCGACCTTACTATATATTTGTAATTTGGCAGGAAGGAGAATTATCGGCTGATTTATACACATTCCACGAAGCCGTTTCACATCttcaagaaatggaagaggacGTTTTAGATAGTCATAAACTAGTGTTAGATCAAATACCGAAGTGGCATCAGGCTTGCGCCACTCTTTTGGCAATGACCAATGAAGTTGACTACGACGTAGATGGTAAAGTACCATTTACTCTTGTATCTTTGATATTcgttaatttgttgttttgtttttgtttttttcgttttcactaGCTTACGTTCAACAAATGGAAGACATACTAGCTGAGGCTGGTGAAGGATTCCTGCGGCTGAAATCCAAAGTATCGGTGTTTAGAGCTGAATTACAAGCAGAGGAGGAAATGTCACGTAACATCAAAGAAGCTAATCCTACTCGCAACGGACGGTTgcagtagtgattttcacagAAATACCAGTCCAAGACAGATGAGTAAGTATCTATCACTCGTATCCCGTTTGCTGTGACCTGTGatccatttttattcattgttttattatgggggggggggggggtaaaagCGATTCCTattgttaaaaattttcttttactagCATGAATTAGAAAATTGTAACGGATGGGATGAAAACGCACCTTTGAAacagtatttttaaaaataacggtTCGTGAACGTTACGCACATAATTGTAGTGTAGTCATATTGCAGTGGAGGGTGAATTTTGAAAGCGAGTTAAGCGTACGTTGTTGGTAAGGGGGAGAAGGGGGTTCCACTTAACCGCACCTGCTCCATTTTTCACAATACTATTTATCTTTACAAATTACGCTTGGTAAATTAGCCAGTTTAATTCTGTATTTGTTGAAAAGGTGAATAGCTGATGGAGAATTTCAGCGCAAGGCATTCCATCAACGGTCGATATTATTTGCCCTACGCCCGgtcgtggtttttttttcccctcctttctctgaaaaattggtttccccttttttagtTGAATTTAATTTCTACATCGGAACTTTCTTTCATATTTGTATGcttcaattgaaaaacaatGTCAAGTGCATCAGCATACTACTGTGAAACCACTACCATCTCTGCCTTGTGATAAGCTATTGACCCTCACTATCTATTTCTCCTTCGTCCCCTTAACCTTATAAACAAATGCTTGGCTGCTGAGACCAATTATGAAAAATAGTCTCTTCATATTTGTCAGTGCTTATTAACCACCGGATATGCCTTTGCTTAGCTGAATGTTCCACTCATGCACATCATGGAATAGGAAAAggttttttgttcttcattaAAGAAGAATTCAACTTGTCAAGAATTTAACCAGACTGTACGGACCGATCAAACTATGCGTGAAAGACAGTAACTCCGATGATAATACACGACACATTTCATGAAGCTATAGGAGTTCACGTATGTCCCTTGAATTTATTTCCCACTTTATTCActtaaattataataattatttttttttctcggtctCGACTTAAGAATTTGccaattcttcttttctcggtTAAATAGTGTGAGCCTCAGAATTTGTAGGCACTTTTGatgtgttatttttattagtggccataaaaaagaacaaagaacAGTTTGAACTCAAATGTCAACTATACAAGATAGACCTATTTTGTACCCCAATTGACCCGAGCGTGTAACAATGGGTCGTTAGTGACAACATATATTTTGTAAATAGTCTCACTAGAAGCTAACGCGCGTGTTGCGCTCCAAGTGCTGGGTGGCATTATTCCTGAAATTTCACACCAGACAGTTGACACCTGATGTgagtgctttttttttcctgacgAAATGGCCTACGCCAGAAGCTCTAacgtaaataaataacaagccAAATTGTATGAGCAGAATGGCGAAACAGGATAGGAATATAAGCCATGGCATTATACAGTACATGGTAACAGCAGACTCAACCAGCAAGGGAAGTGTTTAAAAAGTTTGCATGCTTTTTACTTGTTGTGCAGCATTTGTTACACATCTGGACCGGTTTTTAGGAGTGGAAAATGTCGACCGCTAAAAATTCGTCTCGCAATCTGTTGGTGTTTCTGGCGCTTGACAGCAATTTACACGCCACTCGTCCGATGATTGCCCACTCAAAAGTGGACGAGGATCAGAGGAAAGCTTCAGTCTTCAATCAGAAGTCGAGTTCATCGCTCGCTAATGTGCGCTCTCAACGATCCCTCGGCAACTGTTAAACATCGTTTCCCTTCCAATTAACTCCCCCCCGCTTAGCAGTGTTAGATTTCGAATTGATAAGTGATACAATTTGGTAACCGTGAGAGATGACCCGTCTCACATATGGCAGCATTCGATTTTTAATTGGTCGAACCTGATTAGGGTTGCCTCTATACACGCACGTTTACAATTTGCTGACTTCATAATTAAATAGCTCGTGGACTCTTGGTGGTCGTGACGTGAAATCTAATTGAATCTTGAACGTGGACGAAGTAAATTATCGGAAGGACCTTTATTAGTTTTTGGATTGTGGTGATTTATTGGGTAATATAATCTTCGTTGCCAACTGACTACAACCTGGTGTTCGAAACCGAAATAGAAACATGGAAAGACTACCTAGAACCACACAGTTCGTGtctcttcttctcgttttGATAACCCTGGCAGCTTGGGTTTCATCGACATTAGCCCATACTGCTCATCATCGCACAGGCAAGTTCTTTAAATGTTATGTATTACTAAAATAGTCTTATTTGACTTACACTAAATACACGGAATAAAGTGgaacaaatattaaaattattgatAAATCTGTTATAGGCAAACCGAGACGAATCCAGGTGTATCAGGGAGACGACGCCATGTTTCGTTGtccaagaaaattaaaatttgaaaaatctggCTTTAACCACTCTAGCGTTGAGTGGTATCAGAATGGCAGCCTTGTGGATAGGACCATACACGGGCGATTGCGCTTCTCTATCCGTCGGTTTGTttcgataaaaaattttaataggcTTAATATTATTCACTAATCattaaaatttccaattttaactggtttttaattttaagaaatacGATCTGCATAGACAACGTTCACTCCGAAGACGATGGAGTTTGGGGAGTAAGGCCTCGCTCTCGAGAACGGAACCGCAATATTAGTGCCGTTGAATCTGTttccaaattcaaatcaagaaCTTGGTGCAATTTCACCCTCGAGGTATTAGAAGATCCTGAAGTTGGAGAATTACTCCCTGTGAGCGATGGACTTCAAACAGAGGGAAAACAATCACAGCAAGAATTTGTTGGCCGCTCTTCTTCTCAAACTAGACCAGTTCATTCTTTTCCGAAGTTTAGACGACTTGAACGTAAAAAGGAGCCACAGATAATAGTGAAACGTACCGGGGAAACTGTGGCGCTGAAATGCCCGACTCGTGGTAATAAAATTTACTATTGGCTAATTATAATTTCGATTTCGAAATAATAATCAGTATGATTGTTGAGAAATCAGATCATAGGCTATATTCGACGTCGGTGATCGACTGGAGgaaaaatggagaagaaatTGTACAGCCAAAATTAGAAAAGAGCGGGCGATCATTAAAACTAGAAGCCATAACAAAACAAGATTCTGGAGAATACATATGTGTTATCACTGATCTCAACGACCAAAGTTTGAATTTCACCTTCCAGCTAAATGTTCTGGGTAAATATATATCTTAGCTACATAGTCAGTCAAACTTGATACCAAGCCCGCAGATTCTTCATAATAATGTGTCTCTTTTCTGTCATTAATAATAAAGACGTCCCTCTGAAGCCAAAGTTACTGGGAATGCAGAACATAACAGTTCGCATCGGGGACACTGCCCGCCTCAACTGCAGCATGGCGTCCCAGGATCATCGCCTGTCTACCGTAGAATGGTTACGTCAGGCGACTGCCAATAATAGATCTCACGGTGACTCGATGCCACTTCACAGTAGTCCATACTTTGAAGTATTAGACGTAAGCCCCTACTTAATGTTTCATTGTAATAGTTTGATTTAGAATTAGGTAATCGAGTAAATTGAATGGTCTTCTGGACTACTGGTAGACTAGTGAGCGTATAAATGTTAAATAATTGAGTGACCATTTTTATAATGAACGAACTAAAATTAGAATGAATAGCGCAAATTATTACCTCCACAGGTAAATTAATTAAGGGACTGGTCAGATCTTTTTGTCCACGAATGTGACACGgttaaatgtaaaaaggtaataattatagctattttggttttattttttgaaaaaaaaacgtcacacAAAATAGGTTGATTATTCCGGTGGCAAAGATAGGCGAATTCTTTCGATTGAAAACGTCACGCATGAAGATGACGGTAAATATCTTTGCTTAGTAACAAACAAATACGGGACATCCGTTCAAAGTTCCTGGCTCATTATAGGTAGGCTCCTATTTACGTAAAATTATGAATTTTGACTTaagttaccttttttttaattcggtGTTTTACTCATTATAAATAACCATACATAGATGATGGAAACCAAATGGAATCTCATCATGATTGGTTAACGGCTCAAGCTTCTACGGCGGTGGCCGTAAGTGGAGCAATCGTTATCACATGTATTGCTTCTCTATTCATTTTAATTCGGATTAATTACAGgtattttgccttttttcatAATGTAACATCTtgtaatttgattaattatgttttcaaaaggacaCACGCAAGATAGAAAAGGTGCGGATCCCCTGCTCgcaaaaaaaggtgttttgccGTTTGCATTTTGCCTTAGttaccaaatatcaagcacaACACATTTCAAAAGGTTCTCAGTCGTCTCTCGTTGAAACCTGTCAAAACAATAGTGTTATAGAGCCCTCCCTGCTTTAATAATAAATGACGAACCAACAAAACATCGGTGGATTCGGTCGCTGCGTTACCAACGAAGAACGAGCCGTCGTTGGgttctttattctttcttctccCGTCTGATTCCTCATGACGTCCTTGCGTATTTAAAAAGCAAactaaagtaaataaaatacaaattaataatttttctttttgctgtcTTTGAGCtgacatttattattatttcaagaaattagttttatttaaaaacaaatttaaggcATACATGTGTACGTTTCAATTAATTGACAGTTTTATAGTTATTGAATAAAATCGATTTTCTGTGGTGACTTTATTAGCAACGGGGCAGATGGCTATCTCTCTTTTCCTTACTCCTAGTAGGCTTTATATACTGTGATGTGATAACAATcaagtttaaatttattcttgTATCTCGTCTTTTGCGGGATACATAGATTCATGCGCcagattataatttttttttatttgcgaaaatgtttaaattgatTGTAAGCATTGTAAGTTACAATTATGCCTTTAcaacattttttataaatttgtcTGAATCTTACCAAACTGCCTACGTACCCGTATGCCGTGTTACATCGTTTCTAGGTAGAAGTTCTCGGGGCGATCGAATGCGGACCGTCATCGACTTAACCTAGATTTCTAGTATACGTATGTACATTCAATATGTTTATTCAGTTTTTACGgtatattttatatatttcttgTCGTTATTGTTCAACGCGATCACAATAATTATTCGCTGTTAGGACCCCATCGTTGCAAACCTCGCTGGATAATCCTGAACCCCCAGAagattttatcggattttattAATACCCTACTGCACATTTGGTACGGGGGATTGTATTGATTCGATTCTCCCTTCTTGGCGGCCAACTTTTTGCATGcgaaaaagttgaaagttCTCTTTTTTATGTTGCGTGTCAGCGTGAGTGATGTACATGTATAGAACCGTGTGTATAATTCCAAGGACAACGTATAAAAGAGTTCAAAAGTTTCTGGTGCACATAAACTGTGTAACAACGATGAAAACAAATGGCTACGACACGAATGGTGAAAGTAAGGTTGACTCGGACGACAAATTAAACGAGTTCAGTTAGATATTGAATGACTGCCCAATTCCCGAGTGTACTTTTACTGTGGTCATCAGCAGTCAGACGGATCCACTACTGCATCCCTTGGGCTTTGATAAAAGCTATAGACGTATAGTATAGGCATAAAAGTTAGCAAAAGAAGACAGATTGGATGGCGACTTTATGTGGCTCTCGAGGGTAAAATATGTAAAAAGACAGATATTTTATAACCAGCAATAACTAGAAGATTTATAAGGTTTATCTGGAAATGAGGTGCCAATATGATGAATAAATAGTATTCGTTTTAGAAGTTATGACAAGTGTTGCAGTTGGTGTTGCAGGTAACTTGCAAAAATgccaaatttcaatcaaacaacaCGAGTTGTTTAATAGACGTCTAGCGTGTAGTCGGTGCGAAATCCGCGTTTGTCGACGGCGTATTTATTATCAGCTTGACATTCGTAATAACCAGAGTCTCGCTGAGTAGTTGGATCGATCTCCATTTTGGACGTAATTTGGTCTTTACCCACATTGAACTCGTGGACCTGTGGAACAAAAAGAATCAACGAATGAGACAAACTCTTCCGGCTGTGGCTTTTTTAGATTAAAAATGTGCCATCTACATAATAAGTAtgtatatttcaattttaatctcCTTGACAAAGAAATGAACAGTTCTCTTGAAATACGCAGATTGAAGAGAAAGAACCCACCTGGAAGAATGGATGCTCGTACAATTCGATTCCGTCTTTAAGCCaagtgatgcgtgggcgaggTAATCCCTGCGCTTTACAATAGAATGACAATTTTCGACCCAAGATGTATTCAGACTCGAAATGGGAAGCGTATTTAATCGAAGCTCCCTATATAACGCACGAATTAACAATTTCATTTCGATTCGGAAAAATCAGTCATTATTAACAGCGGGTTGGAAAAAGATTCAAACTCACGTTGGGATTATTGTAATAGGCATCTCCAGCTGATGATTCTAAAAGAGATTCTTTTCCTCCCGGCCTGTTGTCTTTGCTTATTAAAATAGGCAACCCCCCGCTTTTCCTACCGCCACccgatttttgtttcattcctaCCGTGAGCGTTCAAATATTTGTGACATTAATATTTCGTGCGAGATATACGAGATACCGTCGGATACCGTTAGGCGGGCCGTGCAATGCAATAAATCCGGTAAGCTATGTCTATTACTATATTCAGTATTAATGAAAATCGATCTAACAAAGCGCGATCCATATATTGACTAACAAACCAATTCGAGATAGCATCAACTTATTAAGTGATGGAGAAGTTGCAGAGCAATGCTTAATTAGATATTTCCAGCAATGCTGTTGCCACTCACACGGTACTAATTAAGCAAcataatttatttctatttaaaaaaaaacgtgttccGCACTAGAAATAAAGCATTTAGTTCTAatgtaactttaaaaaatgtactCAACTGATTATTGATTActccattcattttttaataatttgttaATGGCATTAAACGAACTTACCTCCGCGACCGCGACCTCCCGATCCAACGGCACCTTTGCCCACAGCGGCTGCATCGTATTTGCTAAAGAAGAGATTAAACAAGAGTAGACCcaagatgaaagaaaaagtcttCATTGGATGCGATTTGACTTGGAGATTTGATTGGCAATCAAGATCAAAGAATGATTGATCAGTCAAAAAAGTGGAAATTTCTTCTTGCGCCGAGAGGATGTCTTGGCTTGACGAGCACGACAGAGAGACTGTTGTCGTGTCTCTAGAAAGAGCCGAGTTTGTCGCTCACGGTCACTTTGATCAAACCGAGTCGTAAACCTATGCGTCCGCGCTTCGACCTTCCCAGCacgaaatcgatttttttcttaaatatcgCATAACCCGTCAACCGCAACtcatatttattattactgactTTCCGACGATGTGCTTTTATATTCATGGATGACGATGCGCTTACTTCGATCCAGCTGCGTTCGCCTTTTCCTTAAATAAAACCACAATCGCCTTCCAGGTTCGCCTTAAATAGGGTAAAACAAAGCGAACGTTCCAGCAAAATGTAACGTTAAGTCCAGCAAcaagttcatttttcaaagtgtacTTTCATATCAGTTTCGTATGTGATTCCTTGTCAGTTTTGTGGGATCAATTCCGCATTGGCAAATACTTGTTGGCCTTTCTCTTCCACTCACGACTATACTACGAGGTATAAAAATAGATGTACATATGTCTATCCAAGCCAGTAACTTCCAGCCGACTTGAGTGGTATTAACcagaatcaaattaattttaagtaCCACAGTATTTCTCCAAACCAATTAGTAGCTATAAATAGCCTCACAATTAATAAGCTGCACTCGCTTCGAGTTGTACATTCAAGTCAAGTTCGAAGTAACATCCATAAACCATAAAATCGGTGAAACACTGTAactagagaagaagaaacttttgATCCCGGGCTAATAGCATTCTGCATAATAAACGCACTGTACAGCACAACCAGCACAACTGAATTCGGCGCTCAGTTACACCTTTGTATAATTCAGCATATAGTTGTATTAAATAGCTTTGTTATGTTGCTAGACATACACCAACCAAAaggtttaaataaaaaactacTAAACTGAATAagcaatttttcttgtttaatatTGTAATGAACACTTTTCGCACATACACATTCATTTTTCGAGTtcgaatttgaaag
This sequence is a window from Daphnia pulicaria isolate SC F1-1A chromosome 7, SC_F0-13Bv2, whole genome shotgun sequence. Protein-coding genes within it:
- the LOC124348340 gene encoding kinesin-like protein KIF2A isoform X1, which translates into the protein MDELFDLIKVGGSVDIQRTDGRIHSAVVSGINTTTRSVTVEWFERGETKGKEIELDAILALNPDLIPAQPTENVRTLPSKLPAPSRPSVAIVPNNKGGSISTRSTRQSQAAHVLLANQNNLAFSQNGPQTAVAPRPVESMMPPPAPVAAQPAPSVVAPPGGTVTRQSAMNPQGGGAAARRRSNVVKEVERLEKNREERRARQAEIKEEKKALMNMDPGNVNWEFLSMIREFQATLEFRPIRDTDGVEDHQITVCVRKRPLNKKELARKEVDVITVPSKDRIIVHEPKTKVDLTKYLENQNFRFDYAFDDSCDNEKVYKYSAKPLVQTIFEGGMATCFAYGQTGSGKTHTMGGDFQQGKTQDCSTGIYAKTARDVFKLLKSPKYRSLDLVVSASFFEIYSGKVFDLLNGKAKLRVLEDGKQQVQLVGLCERSVDSVEEVLKLIQHGNGVRTSGSTSANAHSSRSHAVFQVILRPRASTRLHGKFSLVDLAGNERGADTSSANRQTRMEGAEINKSLLALKECIRALGRKGAHLPFRASKLTQVLRDSFIGEKSKTCMIAMISPGLMSCEHSLNTLRYADRVKELAADPLDAGSKGSQNAVDVGTISPLIEEDGQEDDLAQLRSLNEGELSADLYTFHEAVSHLQEMEEDVLDSHKLVLDQIPKWHQACATLLAMTNEVDYDVDAYVQQMEDILAEAGEGFLRLKSKVSVFRAELQAEEEMSRNIKEANPTRNGRLQ
- the LOC124348340 gene encoding kinesin-like protein KIF2A isoform X2, producing MDELFDLIKVGGSVDIQRTDGRIHSAVVSGINTTTRSVTVEWFERGETKGKEIELDAILALNPDLIPAQPTENVRTLPSKLPAPSRPSVAIVPNNKGGSISTRSTRQSQAAHVLLANQNNLAFSQNGPQTAVAPRPVESMMPPPAPVAAQPAPSVVAPPGGTVTRQSAMNPQGGGAAARRRSNVVKEVERLEKNREERRARQAEIKEEKKALMNMDPGNVNWEFLSMIREFQATLEFRPIRDTDGVEDHQITVCVRKRPLNKKELARKEVDVITVPSKDRIIVHEPKTKVDLTKYLENQNFRFDYAFDDSCDNEKVYKYSAKPLVQTIFEGGMATCFAYGQTGSGKTHTMGGDFQGKTQDCSTGIYAKTARDVFKLLKSPKYRSLDLVVSASFFEIYSGKVFDLLNGKAKLRVLEDGKQQVQLVGLCERSVDSVEEVLKLIQHGNGVRTSGSTSANAHSSRSHAVFQVILRPRASTRLHGKFSLVDLAGNERGADTSSANRQTRMEGAEINKSLLALKECIRALGRKGAHLPFRASKLTQVLRDSFIGEKSKTCMIAMISPGLMSCEHSLNTLRYADRVKELAADPLDAGSKGSQNAVDVGTISPLIEEDGQEDDLAQLRSLNEGELSADLYTFHEAVSHLQEMEEDVLDSHKLVLDQIPKWHQACATLLAMTNEVDYDVDAYVQQMEDILAEAGEGFLRLKSKVSVFRAELQAEEEMSRNIKEANPTRNGRLQ
- the LOC124351018 gene encoding immunoglobulin domain-containing protein oig-4-like; amino-acid sequence: MKTFSFILGLLLFNLFFSKYDAAAVGKGAVGSGGRGRGGMKQKSGGGRKSGGLPILISKDNRPGGKESLLESSAGDAYYNNPNGASIKYASHFESEYILGRKLSFYCKAQGLPRPRITWLKDGIELYEHPFFQVHEFNVGKDQITSKMEIDPTTQRDSGYYECQADNKYAVDKRGFRTDYTLDVY
- the LOC124351045 gene encoding fibroblast growth factor receptor 1-like, with the protein product MERLPRTTQFVSLLLVLITLAAWVSSTLAHTAHHRTGKPRRIQVYQGDDAMFRCPRKLKFEKSGFNHSSVEWYQNGSLVDRTIHGRLRFSIRRNTICIDNVHSEDDGVWGVRPRSRERNRNISAVESVSKFKSRTWCNFTLEVLEDPEVGELLPVSDGLQTEGKQSQQEFVGRSSSQTRPVHSFPKFRRLERKKEPQIIVKRTGETVALKCPTRDHRLYSTSVIDWRKNGEEIVQPKLEKSGRSLKLEAITKQDSGEYICVITDLNDQSLNFTFQLNVLDVPLKPKLLGMQNITVRIGDTARLNCSMASQDHRLSTVEWLRQATANNRSHGDSMPLHSSPYFEVLDVDYSGGKDRRILSIENVTHEDDGKYLCLVTNKYGTSVQSSWLIIDDGNQMESHHDWLTAQASTAVAVSGAIVITCIASLFILIRINYRTHAR